AGCCCGCCGGGTTCTTCGCCAGCAGCAGCCGCAGGTCACGGCCGAGGAAGGACACCACGTCGTACCGGCCGGCGACGGCCTGCACCTGGTACATCCGCTCCAGGGCGACCTGCGGGGGCACGCCGAACGTGGCCGCGACGGCGGCGGAGGTGGCGGCGTTCGCGCGGTTCGCGCGGCCCGGCAGCTGGAGGTGGATCGGCCAGGCGGAGCCGTGCGGGTCCAGGACGTGCTCGCCGTGCAGTGCCCAGCTCGGCGCGGGCCGGCGGAAGCCGCACTGGCCGCAGAACCAGTCGTCGCCGGGCCGCTGCATCACACCGCCGCACGCGGGGCAGGACCAGGCGTCGTCCTTCCACTCCTGTCCGGCGGCGACCCACACCACGTTCGGGGACGACGAGGCGGCCCAGACGACCAGCGGGTCATCGGCGTTGGCGATGACCACGGCCTTCGTACCGGCCAGGCCCTCACGCCAGTGCTCGGCGAGCATGCGGGTCTCGGCGGCGCGGTCGAGCTGGTCGCGGGAGAGGTTGAGCAGGGCGATCGCCTTGGGCGTGGTGTCGCGCGCGACACCGGCGAGGTACTTCTCGTCGACCTCGATCACGCCGTACTTGGCGTCCGAACCGCCGGCGAGGGCGGAGGTGATGCCGGCCGGCATGTTCGCGCCCAGCGCGTTCGACACCACGGGGCCGCTGGCCCGCAGGGCCTCGGCGATCAGCCGTGTCGTGGTCGTCTTGCCGTTCGTCGCCGACACGAGCACGACGTCCAGATGCTGTGCGAGAGCCGCCAGCAGATCCGGGTCGAGCCGCAACGCCACCTTGCCGCCGATCACCGATCCGCTGCCGCGTCCCGCAGCGCGCGACACCGCCGCTGCGGCCTTGCCTGCCGTCACGGCCAGCTTGGCCCGTGGCGACAGCGGGTCCGTGTTGCCTGCCATCGTCCTTGATCCTCCTCGCGTCGGTCCGGGCTCAGCCTATCGAGATACGCGCACAGGCCCGAACCACGGCACCTGCGAAGGGACCGATCGTTGTCACACGTACGCCTGAACGAAGCCGCAGGGCGGGCGCGCCGGAGAGCCGCCGGGGGCCGCGGTGCGGCGGTTCCCGGCCCGGAGAGCTGGGCGTTTTCCCGGCGGCGCCCGGTGTTCGCACGGCGTACGGCCCCATTCCCGCCGGTCCTGCCGCCGCGCGGTGTGCCGTCGGGCCGTGCCCGGCGGCGGTGGACCACACCGGACGGCCCGACGCCTCGGCCGATCCCCGACGGTCCGTCACATCCGCGCCGACGACCAGGTCTTGAACCGGATGTTCACCCCACCTCCACACCGCCGAGCCATACGCGGGCGGGTCGCAGGTCCGGGCCGAGCTCCACCAGGTCCGCCCGCAGGCCCGGCCGCAGTTCGCCCCGGTCGCTCAGACCGAGCAGCCGGGCGGCGGTGCCGGACGTCATCCGGACCGCGTCCGGCAGCGGGATGCCCACCGTCGTCACGGCTCTGCGGAACGCCTCCGCCACGAACAGCGTCGACCCGGCGAGCGTGTCGGTGCCACGCAGCGTGGCCACCCCGTCCGCGACGGTCACCTCGCGGTCCGCGAAGGCGTACTCCCCGTCCGGCATGCCCGCCGCCGGCATCGCGTCACTGACCAGCATCAGCCGGTCGGGCCCCGCCACCCGGTGGGCCAGCCGGACGGTGTCGTCGGCCAGATGGTGCCCGTCCAGGACGAGTTCGCAGACCAGCCGCCGGTCCAGCAGCGCGGCGGCGACCGGGCCCGGCTCCCGGTGGTGCGGCGGCGGCATCGCGTTGAAGAGATGCGTCACCGCGCGGGCACCGAGATCGGCGGCCCGCGCGAACCGGTCCGCGTCCGCGTCGGTGTGACCCAGACAGCAGACCAGCGCGTCCGCGTATGCGCGGATCAGCTCCGGCGCGCCCGGCAGTTCCGGCGCCACGGTCATCGACACCGCGTGCCCGCCCGCCGCGTCGATCAGTCGTGCCAGCAGGTCCGGGTCGGGGTCGCGCAGCGCGGAGCGGGTCTGCGCGCCGCGCCGCAGGGGCGACAGGAACGGGCCCTCGAAATGGGTGCCGGCCAGACTGGGCGCCGACCCGTCGTCGATGACCGACGCGACCGCGCGTACGGCTGTCTCCATCGCAGCCGGCTCGACCGTCGCGACGGACGCCAGCATCGTGGTCGTACCCCGCGCGAGATGACCCGCCGCCGCCCCCCGTACGGCGGCGGGATCCCCTGTGTAGACCGAGTGCCCGGCGCCGCCGTGGCAGTGCGGGTCCACGAACCCCGGCACGACGGTCCGGCCGCCCAGATCCACTACGCTCGCGGGCCCGCCGGGCGGGGCGCCCGTACCCACCGAGTGGATACGGCCGTCCCGTACGAGGAGCCACCCGTCCAGGACACCGGCGTCGGGCGTGACGAGCCTGCCGCCGGTGAACAGCCGCCCGCCGGTGCCTTCCGGCCCCTGTTCCGGACGGCCCGCCGTCATCGCGTGCCCAGCAGCGCGTCCACCGCGGCCCGCGCGCACACGCGCGAGGCTCCGAAGGTGCGCACCCAGCCCCGGAAGCCGCCGAAGTCATGGCCCGGGACGCCCATGTCGACCTGTCGACCCCGGCGGCGTGCTTGGCGACGAGCGCGCGGTCGGCGCCGAAGGTGACACAGGCGAGCGATGAAAACCAGACATGTGGCACATCACGTTCAGGTAAACGTGACGGCACACCCGTGAGGCTCTCGCCCCGGGCGACGACGTACCCTGGCGCGACGGCGACGAGCGAACCCGGCACCCACCGACGGCCGGTGCGCCGGCGGTCGGCCGGGACGGAGCGTCAAGACCATGCGAAACCGGCCGATCCCCGGCAGCGCCGGACGGGTCCGTCCTCTGCGGCTGCTCGGCGACCCGGTCCTGCACGCACCCTGTGGGCCCGTCACGGACTTCGGGCCACAACTCGCGCGGCTGGTCGACGACTTGTTCGCGACGATGTACCGGGCGAGCGGGGTCGGTCTCGCGGCGAACCAGATCGGCGTACCGCTACAGGTGTTCGTGTACGACTGCCCCGACGACGAGGACGTCCGCCACCTCGGACACGTCGTCAATCCCCGCCTCGTGGAGGCGGACGGGGTCACCGTACGAGGGCCCGAGGGCTGCCTCTCGCTGCCCGGACTCGAAGCGGGCACGGAGCGGTTCGACCACGCGGTGGTGGAGGGCGTGACGGTGGACGGCGTGCCCGTGCGGATCGCCGGCACCGGGTTCTTCGGGCGCTGTCTCCAGCACGAGTGCGACCATCTGGAGGGGCTTGTCTACGCGGACCGGCTGACGGGTCTGCGGCGGGCCAGGCTGCTGCGGGCGGCGCGGCGCGCGTCCTGGAGCTGACGCCGTACCCCGTCGTACCGTCGGCCGGGCGTGCTCGGAGCCCGGGGCGTGCTCAGAGCCCCGGGCTGCCCGCCCGGTCGGCCACCGCCGACAGCCTGCCCCACAGCAGATCCGCCAGGCTGCTCACCAACTGGGCGCGGGAGCAAGGGCGTTCGCCGAGCCACCAGTCACCCGCCGCGTGCATCATGCCGACGATCCCATGGCCCCAGACGCGGGCCAACTGGGCGCTCTCCGGGCCGAGGTCGACCCGCTCCTCGATGACGATGGCCAACTCCTCGCCGAGCCGGCGCAGCAGCGGCGCGGAGTGCCGGCCCACGTCGAAGCCCTGCTCGGGGAGTTGGCTGTCCTCGGCGGGGTGCATCAGGAACCGGTACACCTGCGGGCGTGCCTCGATCGCCGCGAGATACGTGTCGAGCGTGGCCTCCACCCGCTCGCGGCGGTCGGCGGGGGCGTCCAGCGCCGCCTTCAACGCGCTGAGCAGCGCGTCCGTATGACGCTTCGCCAGGGCGCGGTAGAGCCCGCCCTTGTCGCCGAAGTGGCGGTAGAGGATCGGCTTGGTGATGCCGGCCTCGGCCGCGATCGCGTTCATGGAGGCCTTCGGCCCGTCACGCAGCACCACCCGGTCGGCGGCCTCCAGGAGTTGGCGGCGCCGCTGATGGGCGGAACGGTGCTGGTCGGCCTGCTGTGTGGTCCCCATGGGTGTCTCCCCGCCCGTGCGATTCCGTGACGCCCCGGCAACGTAACACCAAGGCCACCACCCCCGCAGATCAGCCTGCCGCAGGTTGACATCCTCTACTTGCCGGTAACAGACTGTTGTTACCGTAAGTAACAGCAGTGCTGGAGGATGACGATGGCCGAGTTCACGTTCGAACTCAACGATGACCAGAAGCAGGTACGCGACTGGCTGCACGGGTTCGCCGCCGATGTCATCCGCCCGGCCGCCGCCGAGTGGGACGAGCGGGAGGAGACTCCCTGGCCCGTCATCCAGGAAGCCGCCAAGGTCGGTGTCTATTCCCTCGACTTCTACGCACAGCAGTATTTCGACCCCACGGGCCTCTCCATCCCGATGGTGATGGAGGAACTGTTCTGGGGTGACGCGGGCATCGCCCTGTCGATCGTCGGCACCGGACTCGCCGCCGTCGGTGTGCTCGCCAACGGCACCGAGGAGCAGATAGGCACCTGGATACCGCAGATGTACGGCGACGCGGACGACGTGAAGGTCGCCGCGTTCTGCTCCTCCGAGCCCGACGCCGGATCGGACGTCGCCGCGATGCGCACCCGCGCGGTCTACGACGAGGCGAAGGACGAGTGGGTCCTCAACGGGACCAAGACCTGGGCGACCAACGGCGGTATCGCCAATGTGCATGTCGTGGTCGCCGTGGTGGACCCGGAGGCCGGCTCCAAGGGGCACGCGTCCTTCATCGTCCCGCCCGCGACGCCCGGTCTCTCCCAGGGGCAGAAGTTCAAGAAGCACGGCATCCGCGCCTCGCACACGGCCGAGGTCGTCCTGGAGGACGTCCGCGTCCCGGGCCACTGCCTGCTGGGCGGCAAGGAGAAGCTGGACGAGCGGCTGGCCCGCGCCCGCGAGGCGCGGGCGGGGGCCGACGGGTCGGGGACCAGCGGCGGTGAGCGGGTGAAGAACGCGGCCATGGCGACCTTCGAGGCCTCACGCCCGGCGGTCGGCGCGATGGCGGTGGGCACGGCACGAGCGGCGTACGAGGTGGCGCTCGACTACGCCAAGACCCGCAGCCAGTTCGGCCGCCCGATCATCGACAACCAGGGCATCGCGTTCCAGCTCGTCGACATGCGCACCCGGATCGACGCCGCCCGGCTGCTCGTCTGGCGCGCCTCCTGGATGGCGGCCACGGGCAAGCCCTTCACCGCGGCGGAGGGCTCCATGTCGAAGCTGTACGCGAGCGAGACGGCGAAGGAGGTCACCGCGCGGGCGGTGCAGATCCTCGGCGGCAACGGCTTCACACGGGAGTACCCGGTGGAGCGGATGCACCGCGACAGCGCGATCTACACGATCTTCGAGGGCACCAGCGAGATCCAGCGCCTGGTCATCGCGCGCACGCTGTCGGGGATGCCGATCCGCTAGAGCCTGTCTTCTCGATCGGCCGGCCCTGGCGGCTCACTCGCAGGCGATGCCGTCGCCGTCGCGGTCCAGATGCGAGCCGTAGCCGGGGTCGCCCCTGCGGATGGGGGCGGCGCCTGCGGCCCGGACGGCCGTGCAGTTGGCGTAGTACGTGGAGCCGCCTCCGGAGCCGCCCGTGTCCGAGCCTCCCGAGCCGGTCGACCCGCCGCTGTCGCCGTTGTCGTCGTCCGCGGCGGGCGCGCCGGTGACCTTGACGGTCTTCGTCTCGGTGACGGTCGGCGCGGGCTTCGGGGTGGCCGTCACCGTCTCCGTCGCCGCGGGTTCGGGGGTGGCCGTCGCGGTGGCGGTCACCGTCGCCGTGGCACCCGGCTTCGCGTCGGCCGTGTTCTCCGTCCGTGTCGTGTCGCCCGAGGAGCCGATGCCGACGCCCAGGAAGAACAGCACCGCGACCACGGGAAACAGCACCCGCTTCCGTGTCCACTTCGGACGGCCGGGCGGCGGTGTCGGCGGCCCGACGTACGGGTTGGGACCGGGCGCGGCAGGTGGCGAAAAACTCATGTGTCCCCCAAGGGCGGCTTCGTGAGGGGATGACCGTAGCGAGGCGACTTGCCCCCTTGTAGGGACATCGGGCCCGTTGTGGCGAAAACGTGATGAAGTCATGGACGGGTGGTGATGCCGGTCTTCGCGCCCATGGCCTCTGTGGCGAGCCGGAGGCGGTATCGCGCTCCTAGGAGGTGATCACCGTCTCCGCGGTACGCGTCGGGCGAGGGCCGCGACGGTGCGTTCGGTGTCGAGGTGTGCGACGGCAGTCCAGCCGCGGCGGCGGGAGGCCGCGCAGTTGGCCGCCGTGTCATCGATCAGCAGGCACTGCTCGGGCGGTGTGCCGAAGACAGCCTCGGCGAGACTGAACATCGCCTCGTCCGGTTTGGCGACGCCGACCTCGTGCGAGCGCACCACGGCGTCGAACACGGCGGCGGAGCGACCTGCGGCGGCCAGCATGGCCGCCCGGTGCGGTTCCCACTCGCGGACGCTGTTGGTCAGCAGGCCGAGCCGCACCCCCTGGCCGCGCAGTCGCACGAGGTGGTCGAACAGCGCGAGGTTCAGCTCGCGGTCGGCATAGAAGTAGTCCCCGAATCGGCCGAGGTCGACGCGGGGACGCCACCGGGGCGCCAGGGCGGCGGTGACGCGGCGGCCCCACTCGGCCTGGCTGAGCAGGCCGAGTTCGAGGGGTGCCACACCGGTGAGTCCCATGTCCGCGGCGACGGTCTCGGAAGCCGCACGCAACTCCCTCGCCGGCACCGCGGCGGCCGCGACCACGCGGGCGAACGCTTCGTCGATCGGTGGCGTGAGAACGCCACCGAAGTCGCACCACACCACTGTGATCCCGCCCATGCGCACTCCCTCGTCGTGTCGATGTTCTGACCGCCCGCTTGTCGTCGGCAAGGAGCGATCACCGATCGCCCGATCGGCCATCGTGATCGGCGCTCGACATCGAAGAAGTCGGGCAAGGCCCCCGGCGAGCCTGTTCAGCGGGAGTGACGAGTCTGTCGCCGCGTGTTCACCTGGGCGCACGGTGGCGCGACGACACTGAGCGCCCGAGGGAGGTCGAGCAATGGAACTGCGTCACCTGGTGTCGTTCCTCGCGATCGCCGAGGAACTGCATTTCGGCAGGGCCGCCGCACGGCTGCATCTGGCGCAGCCGTCGCTGAGCCAGCACCTGCAGCGGCTGGAACGCTCGATCGGGGTCGAACTGGTCTCCCGGAACTCCCACGAAGTGCGGTTGACGCCCGCCGGGGTGGTGTTTCGCGAGGAGGCGAGCGACATCGTCTCCCGGGTCCAGCGGGCGGGCCAGACCGCCAGGGCTGCCGCGGCCGGCCGGGCGGGCACCGTCCGGGTCGGTTACAACTTCCCCGCCGGCCAGCGCGTTCTCCCCGACACCCTCGCCACTCTCGCCGAGCGGTATCCCGCGATCGACGTGGAGATGCGGGAGATGCGCACCGGCCCGCAGCTCACCGCCCTCACACAGGACCGCATCGACGTGGCCATGGTCTACGGCAAGCCGACCGCCACCCGCCTCTGCCACCGGCACCTGCTGCGGGTCCCGCTCGTCGCCGTCGTCGGCAGCAGGCACCGGTGGGCCGGACGCGACCGGATGGCGTTCGGCGAGCTGGCGGGCGAGTCCTGCATCCTGTTCGACCGGGCACAGTCCACGGCGATGTACGACGTGATCTTCTCCGCCGCCGAGCGCAGCGGCATTCAGCTCACCGTGGCGGAGGAGGTCGACGACCCCGGTGCCACGGCCATTCTCGCTTCCATCCGACCGTTGGTCGGCTTCGCCTCCGAGTCGCGCGGGCAATCGACCGGGGCCGCACCCGGCGGTCCGGGGACCGCCGTGGTGCGGCTCTACGATCCTGTCCCCACGGTGGACCTGTACGCGGTGTGGACCGTGGGCGACCGCGCCTCGTTGGTGGAACCGTTCGTCGACTGCCTGCCCACTGCCCGTATCGAGGACGGGAGATGACTACTTCAGTCCAGATCGGACGAAAGCGTTGACGATGTGCCGCTGAAGGAACAGGTACAGCGCGAACACCGGCAGACACGCCATTCCGGAAGCAGCCATCAGCGGCCCCCAGTCGTTGCCCTCGGTGCCCATGAAGCTGCGCAGGCCCAGTTGCACCACGGCATTGCTGCGCTGCATCACCATCGCGGGCCAGAAGTACTCGTTCCACGCGGTGATGGCCAGCAGTATTCCCAGCGCGGCCAGCACCGGCCGCAGCGTCGGGACCACGACGGTCCACAACGTGCTCCAGGAACCCCGGCCGTCCATCCTGGCCGCGTCGAGCAACTCCTTCGGAAAGCCCATCAGGTGCTGCCGCAGCATCAGCACGCCCAGCGCCGAGCACAGGTTCGGCACGATCACCCCGGCCAGGGTGTTGAGCAGGCCCAGCCGCGAGAGCAACACGTAATTGGGCAGCATCGTCACCTGGAACGGGACCAGCCAGGTGCCGACGAACGCCAGGTACAGCAGACGCTCGAACCTGAACCGCCACGCCGCGAACGCGTACGCGGCGAGCAGCCCGGTCAACAACTGGCCCAGCGCGGTCAGCACGGCGATGATCATGGTGTTCACCAGCATCGCGAACATGTCGGTCTTGTTCAACGCGTCGGCGTAGTTGGCCAGTGACAGGGGCCACGGCAGCAGCGACAGGGAATGCACGTCGCCGGGAGCGCGCACCGAGGTCGCGTACAGCCAGTAGATCGGGAACAGGCACCCCAGGCTCATCAGCCCGAGCACGACGTGCCCGACGGCCTTACGCGCCGTCCCCCGGTCGCGGAGCGGCTCTTCGGGTTCGGTGTGGACTGTCATCGTCCGCCTCGTCAGTCGTCGTAGTGGCTCAGCCGGTCCGACAGCCGCACCAGCACGGCGGCGACCAGGACGAAACCGATGAAGAAGATCACGCCCGCGGCGGCCCCGAGCCCCGCGTCGTAGCTGTGGAATCCGTAGTCCCACAACAGGTAGTAGACGGTCGTGGTCGACCCGGCCGGCCCGCCCTGGGTGAGTGTGTCGATCAGCGGGAACGTCCACTGGGCCGACAGAAGCACCGTCATCAGGAGCAGGAACGCCAACGTCGGCGACAGCATCGGCAGGGTGATCCACCGCAGTATCTGTCCCCGCGAGGCACCGTCCACCTGTGCGGCCTCGGCGTAGTCGGGGTTGATCCCGGTCAGGCCGGCCGACACCACCAGCACCGCGAACCCGACAAGGTGCCAGCCGGTGATCAGGATGATCGCGAGCTGTGCCGGCCCCGCGTCGTGCAGCCAGTTGATCCGCGTGCCCAGCGCCGAGTTGACCACCCCGGCGTCCGGGTCGAGAAGCCACTGCCACACAGCCGCGCCCGCGACCGGAGCCACCAGCATCGGCGCGAACACCATCGCCCGGTACGCCGCGCCCGCCCGGCCCTTGACCCGCCGCGACAACAGGCTGACCAGAACCGGGACGAACACCGTGAACGGCAGCAGGCCCAGGATGACCAGCACCGTGCGCCACACCGAATCACCCAGGTCCGGAGTGGAGAGCAGCCGTTCGTAGTTGGCCAGGCCCACATCGGCCATGGGTGAGGTCGGC
The nucleotide sequence above comes from Streptomyces sp. NBC_01716. Encoded proteins:
- a CDS encoding carbohydrate ABC transporter permease; the encoded protein is MVSGEFTEVAVVRPRVPAAVPAARPAWWRRAARAAPPYLYLAPALVMLVVWTYRPLAQTVQLSFHSWNLLPTSPMADVGLANYERLLSTPDLGDSVWRTVLVILGLLPFTVFVPVLVSLLSRRVKGRAGAAYRAMVFAPMLVAPVAGAAVWQWLLDPDAGVVNSALGTRINWLHDAGPAQLAIILITGWHLVGFAVLVVSAGLTGINPDYAEAAQVDGASRGQILRWITLPMLSPTLAFLLLMTVLLSAQWTFPLIDTLTQGGPAGSTTTVYYLLWDYGFHSYDAGLGAAAGVIFFIGFVLVAAVLVRLSDRLSHYDD
- the nagA gene encoding N-acetylglucosamine-6-phosphate deacetylase, giving the protein MRAGRGGRAAGHAMTAGRPEQGPEGTGGRLFTGGRLVTPDAGVLDGWLLVRDGRIHSVGTGAPPGGPASVVDLGGRTVVPGFVDPHCHGGAGHSVYTGDPAAVRGAAAGHLARGTTTMLASVATVEPAAMETAVRAVASVIDDGSAPSLAGTHFEGPFLSPLRRGAQTRSALRDPDPDLLARLIDAAGGHAVSMTVAPELPGAPELIRAYADALVCCLGHTDADADRFARAADLGARAVTHLFNAMPPPHHREPGPVAAALLDRRLVCELVLDGHHLADDTVRLAHRVAGPDRLMLVSDAMPAAGMPDGEYAFADREVTVADGVATLRGTDTLAGSTLFVAEAFRRAVTTVGIPLPDAVRMTSGTAARLLGLSDRGELRPGLRADLVELGPDLRPARVWLGGVEVG
- a CDS encoding LysR substrate-binding domain-containing protein — encoded protein: MELRHLVSFLAIAEELHFGRAAARLHLAQPSLSQHLQRLERSIGVELVSRNSHEVRLTPAGVVFREEASDIVSRVQRAGQTARAAAAGRAGTVRVGYNFPAGQRVLPDTLATLAERYPAIDVEMREMRTGPQLTALTQDRIDVAMVYGKPTATRLCHRHLLRVPLVAVVGSRHRWAGRDRMAFGELAGESCILFDRAQSTAMYDVIFSAAERSGIQLTVAEEVDDPGATAILASIRPLVGFASESRGQSTGAAPGGPGTAVVRLYDPVPTVDLYAVWTVGDRASLVEPFVDCLPTARIEDGR
- a CDS encoding acyl-CoA dehydrogenase family protein — translated: MAEFTFELNDDQKQVRDWLHGFAADVIRPAAAEWDEREETPWPVIQEAAKVGVYSLDFYAQQYFDPTGLSIPMVMEELFWGDAGIALSIVGTGLAAVGVLANGTEEQIGTWIPQMYGDADDVKVAAFCSSEPDAGSDVAAMRTRAVYDEAKDEWVLNGTKTWATNGGIANVHVVVAVVDPEAGSKGHASFIVPPATPGLSQGQKFKKHGIRASHTAEVVLEDVRVPGHCLLGGKEKLDERLARAREARAGADGSGTSGGERVKNAAMATFEASRPAVGAMAVGTARAAYEVALDYAKTRSQFGRPIIDNQGIAFQLVDMRTRIDAARLLVWRASWMAATGKPFTAAEGSMSKLYASETAKEVTARAVQILGGNGFTREYPVERMHRDSAIYTIFEGTSEIQRLVIARTLSGMPIR
- a CDS encoding MurT ligase domain-containing protein, whose protein sequence is MAGNTDPLSPRAKLAVTAGKAAAAVSRAAGRGSGSVIGGKVALRLDPDLLAALAQHLDVVLVSATNGKTTTTRLIAEALRASGPVVSNALGANMPAGITSALAGGSDAKYGVIEVDEKYLAGVARDTTPKAIALLNLSRDQLDRAAETRMLAEHWREGLAGTKAVVIANADDPLVVWAASSSPNVVWVAAGQEWKDDAWSCPACGGVMQRPGDDWFCGQCGFRRPAPSWALHGEHVLDPHGSAWPIHLQLPGRANRANAATSAAVAATFGVPPQVALERMYQVQAVAGRYDVVSFLGRDLRLLLAKNPAGWLETFSLIDPPPTPVILAVNARGADGTDTSWLWDVDYTRLAGHPIFVIGDRKLDLAVRLEVANLDFRVCATADEAVQMAPPGRIEAIANYTSFQDLRRRVGN
- the def gene encoding peptide deformylase, whose product is MRNRPIPGSAGRVRPLRLLGDPVLHAPCGPVTDFGPQLARLVDDLFATMYRASGVGLAANQIGVPLQVFVYDCPDDEDVRHLGHVVNPRLVEADGVTVRGPEGCLSLPGLEAGTERFDHAVVEGVTVDGVPVRIAGTGFFGRCLQHECDHLEGLVYADRLTGLRRARLLRAARRASWS
- a CDS encoding carbohydrate ABC transporter permease, whose product is MTVHTEPEEPLRDRGTARKAVGHVVLGLMSLGCLFPIYWLYATSVRAPGDVHSLSLLPWPLSLANYADALNKTDMFAMLVNTMIIAVLTALGQLLTGLLAAYAFAAWRFRFERLLYLAFVGTWLVPFQVTMLPNYVLLSRLGLLNTLAGVIVPNLCSALGVLMLRQHLMGFPKELLDAARMDGRGSWSTLWTVVVPTLRPVLAALGILLAITAWNEYFWPAMVMQRSNAVVQLGLRSFMGTEGNDWGPLMAASGMACLPVFALYLFLQRHIVNAFVRSGLK
- a CDS encoding TetR family transcriptional regulator — its product is MGTTQQADQHRSAHQRRRQLLEAADRVVLRDGPKASMNAIAAEAGITKPILYRHFGDKGGLYRALAKRHTDALLSALKAALDAPADRRERVEATLDTYLAAIEARPQVYRFLMHPAEDSQLPEQGFDVGRHSAPLLRRLGEELAIVIEERVDLGPESAQLARVWGHGIVGMMHAAGDWWLGERPCSRAQLVSSLADLLWGRLSAVADRAGSPGL
- a CDS encoding excalibur calcium-binding domain-containing protein — protein: MSFSPPAAPGPNPYVGPPTPPPGRPKWTRKRVLFPVVAVLFFLGVGIGSSGDTTRTENTADAKPGATATVTATATATPEPAATETVTATPKPAPTVTETKTVKVTGAPAADDDNGDSGGSTGSGGSDTGGSGGGSTYYANCTAVRAAGAAPIRRGDPGYGSHLDRDGDGIACE
- a CDS encoding HAD-IA family hydrolase translates to MGGITVVWCDFGGVLTPPIDEAFARVVAAAAVPARELRAASETVAADMGLTGVAPLELGLLSQAEWGRRVTAALAPRWRPRVDLGRFGDYFYADRELNLALFDHLVRLRGQGVRLGLLTNSVREWEPHRAAMLAAAGRSAAVFDAVVRSHEVGVAKPDEAMFSLAEAVFGTPPEQCLLIDDTAANCAASRRRGWTAVAHLDTERTVAALARRVPRRR